In the genome of Candidatus Poribacteria bacterium, the window CTCGCTGTCGCGCCTCCTCGAGGATGGTGACAAAATCGTCTTCCTTCACTCTCAGACGAAAGAGGGCGAATGGTGCGCCGATGAGCTCGCAAGGTATTACCGCAACTCCGGATATAAGGTTGAGGTATTGGAGATACCGGATTTGAACTATGCCGAGAGCCGGTTCAAGATGCGAGGGCTTCGCTCGCTGGTGGCAACCCTGATAGGGGTGATCCGATCGGAAAGATCCAGAGGACGACACCTACTCATCAACGCCACAGGGGGATTCAAGGCCGAGATCGCATATGCTACATTGGTTGGACTGCTCTTCGATCTGCCCGTCTACTACATCCACGAGGTCTTCAGCGACATCGTGGAGCTGCCTCCCGCCCCGATCGGCTGGGACTTCTCACTGATCGCTGACTACGAGGAGTTCTTCGAGTGGGTTTATGAGGATCTACGACCGGCCCGCGAGGTGGATGAACGGCTGCAAAGGTTACCCCCTGAGATCAGACTTCTGCTTTCTGAGGAGGAGGGGTATACTCTCCTCTCGCCGGCCGGCGAGGCGTTCTATGAGGCCTATAGGGAAAAGGTTCAATTCTCAGAGAGCATCCCTCTATTCCTCTCCACATCGGCGATGAAAAGTTACAATGACTATCCTCCGGATATTAAGGAGAGGTTCGATAGGCTGTTCAAAAAGCTGAAAGTGCGCGAGCTACGAATCGGAGGGACACGCTCGGTAGGTAACTTCGACACATTTGTATATCCCGGGGGTCATCTGGCAGAGAGGATCTTCTACTTCGAAAAGGATGGGGAGGTTTACGTGTGTGAGATCGCCAGACATGGCGAAAACTACGAGCGCCTTATCGAGCAAGGCGTCTGGAGGAAGGATTATCCGGAGGATGATTTCCAAGAGTGGAGGACGATGAGGTGATGAGATGACAAAAGGCGAAATCTTATGGTTAGGTGCGCTGCTACACGACATCGGCAAGTTCTGGGAACGGGCGAACGATCCGGTCGCCAACGCAGATGCCGGGCGGTATCCAGCGAGATACTCTCACGAGTCGTTCAGCGCCCTGTTCGTCGACACGTTCAATCATCTGTTCCCGGACGAACCGACGCTTAACCATGTACGTTCCCTCGTTCAGAACCATCATAACCCCACTTGGGTGGACGAGATGAAGCTCAGCGTGGCTGACAGACTCTCCTCCGAAGAGCGAATGGAGGCCGAGGATGAAGGGGGAATCGGAAAATCCACCACCCCGCTCTGCTCCATCTTCTCGAACCTGCGGATCAATGAGGAGAGGATCGAAAACCGACTTTATCACCGGCTGAGACGGCTGCGATTCGACCGTGAAACGATCTTCGCCCAAACACAGGTCCATATTTCTGAGGAGGATTATCGTGGACTCTGGGCGGAGTTCAGCTCGGAGGTCCGAAATCTCCGCCAAGGCGACTGGCGAACGTTGTTCGCACTCCTGAAAAAATACACCAGCTTTATCCCATCCGATACGCGTCGGGACACCTATCCCGATGTCTCGCTGTTCGATCATCTGAGGACCACCGCTGCGATAGCCTGCTGCCTTGAGGAATGGCCCGATGAGGAGATCTCAACGTTGAACGCGGCACTTACGAGGATCTGGAGAGGGGAGACTCTAAGCGAGAGTGAATCGAAGATCTACAACGAACCGCTTTCCGCCCTGGTCAAAGGCGACATCTCCGGCACCCAGAGCTTCCTGTATCTGATCACGAGCGCGGGGGCGGCAAGGGGGTTGCGAGGAAGGTCCTTCTACCTCCAGCTTCTCTGTGAGGTGATCGCCAGATGGATTCTGAGGAGGCTTTCGATCCCGCTCACAAATCTGCTGTTCGTCGGGGGTGGACATTTCTATCTCCTCATCCCCTGGGCGGAGGTGCAGAGTCTTTCACAGGTTCAGGAGGAGCTCGCCAGGAAGCTGTGGAGCATTCACAGAGGCGATCTCTCGGTGAACGTAGCCCATGTCCCCGTAACGGCCGCCGATTTCTGCAAAGAGAGATTCGCCGAGAAATGGGGGGAGGTCTCCAGGGCTGTCTCACGTAAGAAGCTGAGGAGATGGCGCGATCTTGACGACGAAACGTTCTCCAAGCTGTTTGAACCTCAGGAAACCGGGGGAACGGAGATGATCTGTCAGATCTGCAGGTTCGAGGGTCGATTGGAGGAGGCTGAGACTGAAGAGGGCGAGATGGTGATGAAATGCCAGAGATGTCGTGGGTTTGAGGAGCTAGGCGCAATCACTCGAAACGCCGGATATATGGTCGAGTTCGAGATCCCCGAGGAGGAGATACCGCCCGATATCGTTGACCCAGACTGGAGGGATTCGCTTCGGGCGTTCGGCGTTGACATACAAATACGGGGGAAAGGAGCCCCTCTGCCGAAACCCGCTTACGGCGCCCTCTCAGCCACGATCTATCGGTTCGACACGACGGACTTTATCTCTGAGGAGAGGTTCAAAATCCCAACGAGCTACGACTTCAAGCTGCTCGCGGACGCGACGCCCGTGCTTGAGGAGGAAATCGCCCGATTCGGTGAGATAGCCGAGGCGTCGCGGGGAGCCGAGTGGCTCGGAGTTTTGAGGATGGATGTGGACAGCCTCGGAGAGGTGTTCAGACAGGGTCTTGGGGAACATGCCACGATCTCCCGAATGAGCGCGTTGAGCGAAGGGCTCAGGCTCTTCTTCGAGGCACATGTGCCGAGGCTGTGTCGGGAGGTAAACGAATCCGCAGATCAAGGCCTAGTCTATTTGATCTACGCGGGTGGGGACGATCTGTTCGTCGTCGGCTCATGGAACGCCCTCCCGGAGCTGGCTATGAAGATCAGGGATGAGTTCAGAGGATATATCGGGGGCGACCACATCACCCTTTCAGGCGGCATCTCCGTCGAACATGCCAAATACCCCCTCTATCAGCTCGCGGAAAACGCGAGGAGCGCCCTTGACGATGAGGCGAAGGAATTTGTGCGCCCGGATGGGTGTGAGAAGGATGCGCTCTGTTTCCTGTCGCACACCGCCGACTGGGATACCTGGAGGTCAATTCACAGTTGGAAGGATAGGCTCGTGTCGTTGATCTCACCGGAGAAAGGCAAGCCGCTTCCGAGATCGTTTTTGACGAGGCTATCGGAGGTCTACCACGCCTATCTTTTAAACCTCTCAAAGTTGAGGGAGATGGGAAGCAAGGGTGAGATCGGCATGGAAAGGCTGCAGGAACTCACCCGTTTTGGCAGATGGAAATGGAGGCTGGTCTATAGCCTTTCGAGGTTCGCCGAGCAACATAAGGAGGCGAAGGAGACGATAGAGGAGCTCCAGCGTGATATCGCCGGAGGGTTGATAGAACA includes:
- the cas10 gene encoding type III-A CRISPR-associated protein Cas10/Csm1, whose protein sequence is MTKGEILWLGALLHDIGKFWERANDPVANADAGRYPARYSHESFSALFVDTFNHLFPDEPTLNHVRSLVQNHHNPTWVDEMKLSVADRLSSEERMEAEDEGGIGKSTTPLCSIFSNLRINEERIENRLYHRLRRLRFDRETIFAQTQVHISEEDYRGLWAEFSSEVRNLRQGDWRTLFALLKKYTSFIPSDTRRDTYPDVSLFDHLRTTAAIACCLEEWPDEEISTLNAALTRIWRGETLSESESKIYNEPLSALVKGDISGTQSFLYLITSAGAARGLRGRSFYLQLLCEVIARWILRRLSIPLTNLLFVGGGHFYLLIPWAEVQSLSQVQEELARKLWSIHRGDLSVNVAHVPVTAADFCKERFAEKWGEVSRAVSRKKLRRWRDLDDETFSKLFEPQETGGTEMICQICRFEGRLEEAETEEGEMVMKCQRCRGFEELGAITRNAGYMVEFEIPEEEIPPDIVDPDWRDSLRAFGVDIQIRGKGAPLPKPAYGALSATIYRFDTTDFISEERFKIPTSYDFKLLADATPVLEEEIARFGEIAEASRGAEWLGVLRMDVDSLGEVFRQGLGEHATISRMSALSEGLRLFFEAHVPRLCREVNESADQGLVYLIYAGGDDLFVVGSWNALPELAMKIRDEFRGYIGGDHITLSGGISVEHAKYPLYQLAENARSALDDEAKEFVRPDGCEKDALCFLSHTADWDTWRSIHSWKDRLVSLISPEKGKPLPRSFLTRLSEVYHAYLLNLSKLREMGSKGEIGMERLQELTRFGRWKWRLVYSLSRFAEQHKEAKETIEELQRDIAGGLIE
- a CDS encoding putative CRISPR-associated protein; amino-acid sequence: MRSILTTVGTSLLGNIRREMGIDRGRLPSTQQAANFLGHTDPVKASAETNSLSRLLEDGDKIVFLHSQTKEGEWCADELARYYRNSGYKVEVLEIPDLNYAESRFKMRGLRSLVATLIGVIRSERSRGRHLLINATGGFKAEIAYATLVGLLFDLPVYYIHEVFSDIVELPPAPIGWDFSLIADYEEFFEWVYEDLRPAREVDERLQRLPPEIRLLLSEEEGYTLLSPAGEAFYEAYREKVQFSESIPLFLSTSAMKSYNDYPPDIKERFDRLFKKLKVRELRIGGTRSVGNFDTFVYPGGHLAERIFYFEKDGEVYVCEIARHGENYERLIEQGVWRKDYPEDDFQEWRTMR